A window of Xenopus laevis strain J_2021 chromosome 1L, Xenopus_laevis_v10.1, whole genome shotgun sequence genomic DNA:
TATAGTGCACCTTTTAAATTATTgaacatttttgataaatgtataataatgtgAAAGTTCTGCAAAAAAGACAGTTTTTGGTTTTCCTTATAACATTTTCCTTTCCTTTACCTTTCAGCCATATATAATGACAAGTACACATTTAGCTAAACTTTAACTTGATATGGATATCTCCGTTTTAACTGTGCTCTAGCTAGAACTACTGGATGTGAGGCAATTTGGTGCTGAACAACCCTTCTTATTAATATTTTACAGAATTGGTCACTTAACAGTGTTTTGTGCTTTTATAATCTCTTATTTTTGTTTACAAGAGGTTCacgtttaatttatttttatagcttatGAAGGTATTCATTCAAATACCTTGTCAAATACTTGTCTTCTGAGTCTTTGCAGATCTCAAATGGaagttactgaccccatctaaaaacaaatgctctgtaagtcttcgaatgtattgttattgctacgttttattactcatctttctattcaggcctcctatTCATTTTtgagtctcctattcatatcagtgcTTGGGTgccaaggtaatttggaccctagcaatggaTTGcagaaataacaaactggagaggtgctgaatacaaagctaaataactcaaaaaacacaaataataaaaaattaaaaccaattgcaaattgtctcagaatatcactctctacaagtCTACATCATCATTTTGTTTTCTTACAGTGACATGTTGGAAGCAATGTAAACGGGGCAAATCtggtcatttattttacacagctttttttttggcatatttcattttacacagcataataaatatgcccctaaaagttaatttaaagggtaacaacccctttaatgagcctTTCACCTGAATGTTAACCTTCCAGACTGACaacttattggtccatgtatggagTCCACCGATAGGCCTGCCCAATGGAAATCATGTCGAAAATCacccagatatcaattgggcatGTTTGATTTTTCTCTCCAATAAGGACTGCATCCgtgtgttaaaggggacctgtcaccccaaagaaATCAGtaatatctaggaagtgcagaatggaaagtgaaagtaatcgaCTGCCCTGCGGAACagccaatatatgattgacagctcagatatttaaatacatttataacatgtatggatgttttaatacaaaaataatcagtgctggacttttattatacagttttttatgtgtgggtgacagatcccctttaatacaatcCTAATCTGAGGGGCCTGTAATCGCCTTTATATGATCCCAATCCATTGTtctggtgaccttgccaaatgcaTGTTTTTGGCactgtatggccatctttagctaGCTGGCTTCCAAGATGGCTGGGAAGTCAAAAAAGATTCTCTTGGAATGAATTTAGGATAACCCTGGCAAGATTTTAGGACTGTTCGAGGTCAAACTACATTGCTGTTGATACTTGCAATTCAGTTGTACAGTTGAACAGGTGTAGGTAGAAACGTTCATGCACATTGATcttcctggaaaaaaatagaacagCTATGGGAGACACAGTGTCAGAAATCATGGCCcccatagaatttaaaaaaactttactgGCGGTCGGTCTCCCcccccctctacaagttaaaaaacccattggtggccagggtcagCCCCACATGCTATAAAAATATTGGTGGgcagccccccttacaagttaaaaaaaatggtggtctgGGGCTCtacagaatattttaaaaaatacattggtggccagagccccccCTGTCAATTCGAAAAGTGcagcccccctttaggcccaggcccggtacaaCTATACACTCTGTGCACCATTTGATTAGAAGGCTCCAGAGGGTGAACTATAAAGGGGGcctgctaataaaaaaaatagtaattgtgagggcaaatttattttttgtttctttagtaGCAAAAGTAGGGATATCAAACTCAGCAGTTCGACCATTTGAAGCAGGGTCGATTAGGGTTAGTATGGCTACTAAATGAAAGAAGTTAATAAAAGATGGACAGTTTTAGCAGTCCTGTAAAATTGTTGAAATCTGAATTAATATTGTAAACttgcttagaaatacattttctttctttatgcaaaaaaatagtttttggattGATTTCCCCTTTCATAACTTGTAACTACAAACGTTTGGTATAGGAAACCTATAGTGTGCTATTTCTTGAGCATTTTGTTCCCTTTTTTGTTGATATGTAACTTTCCAATCAACATAGTAAAAAGTAACAGTATTTTCATTATTGTCTGGTCTCACGCAAGAAATAATGCTTTTTCTAGGTCTGTGCTAGACAGCACCCTAATTTTTATAGAATGGAAACTGAAAAACTAGAACCTTGTGGTTGCAGAGGGGCAGGGGGACCAGGACTGGGAGTGTCTGCTGGGGAATGCAAGGGACTAGGGCAGGGGACACTTGTGGGAGGGGGCGAATAGAAGTCTCTGTGTGCCGGGCCCCTTCTGGGCGCAGCACAGACTAGTTAAGCGACTGACTAGAACTATAGTCAAAtttgcagttgcccatagcaacaaatgTGCAGTTAGCTTTAAACTGTCTACTGGAGGTGGGATACTGAAATACAATATCTGATTTGTTGCCATTAGGTTACTGCTCTGAAGCAGAATTACCCAGTGTTACTGAATGAGCCCAGTTGTTTTTGTTCCCATCTTTCTCACCCCCCCACCCTGTGTTCAGGAGCAGGACTCAGTGTTTGAGGGGGAAGGCTGGGATTCCCCTTGGCAGTTCTATATTTTTTCAAGGAAATAAGTGATGTATAACTTTGATGCAGTATGTGCATCTGATTTATGATGATGACTATTTCCTTCCTGATGAGGAATTCCTTGTTCTGAGTATGAGGAAGTAGAAATGCCCCAGAAGTTTACATTTGTAATCTTCTGACATTCATATAAGGAGGAAAAGCTAAGATACTGACGTAAATATAAAGTTTTAGACTCCCAAAGAACACTACCCATTGAGCATATTATCAAAATTGCCTTTTTAAGGAAAATCTTTCATATTTATAGCTAAAGGGTTAAGTTTAATTTCTTGTTTAAACATACCTGTTGCTTGTTTAAACATGCCTGAATAGGTTATTCTGCACATAACCAGTGTTATCGGTAAAGGGGAAGGCACTGGCTTACAGGGCTCTATGAGAATAAAACGCGTTATATTTTTTCCAAGTGATGTGGTCTTGTATATAGTATGGGTCACAATGGTCATAGTTTTCCTGCATGTGCGTTTCCCAGTGTGTACCACCAAATGAACCCCGCATAGGAAGATAGTGGTTTACCCGCATTTATTCAAGTGCTTTTCCCAGATGAAATGATAGTTGATGAGATCAACCAGATGTCAACAACATTGCAGCACtccacaatattttatataatggtggagttttaaaggaattgttcagtgtaaaaataaaaactaggttaatagataggctgtgcaaaataaaaaatgtttccattatagttaattggccaaaaatgtaatgtataaaggctggagtgactggatgtctaccaGAACAgaacacttcctgctttttagctctattGGTCtccaatgattggttaccaggcagtaaccaatcagtgaactgatggggggcacatgggcttttaaatctgaactgaatgctaaggatcaattgcaaactcattgaacagttaggTCCCATATGCCCCCCcataaagttgctgactaactcagagttagagagctgaaaagcaggaaatagtgttctggctattatgttacatatccagtcactccagccttaattttttggctaactaactatattagaaacattttttattttgcacatactatctatttacccagtttttatttttacatggaactgttcctttaaggtagcaATTTGGAAGCCATATGTTATTACAATTCACACCAAGAATAGCTTAGTCCAGAGAATTATAACATACAGTCAAAATTAGTTGTAGAGAATGTGTGTTATTTTTCTTCACACTGGTATATCCAGTGGGGTGAAGTTCCCCTAGCATGGGCCTACATGTCATGGCCACTTTTGAAAACCACCCAAAAATTTGCCATAGGTTGTGTCCACTTTTTCAGTCATACTGGACTCACtagatattttttttgcacatgatcTTGCTTGTTTGCACCATAGAATGATAAATTAAACCATTGCATAACatgacacagtgggggtcatttatcaacactgggcaaatttgcccatgggcagtaacccatggcaaccaatcagattgctgcatacattgttctacttgcagctggctttaaaaagctaatcactgattggttgctataggtaactgcccatgggcaaatttgcccagtgttggaaaatgagccccagtgaccccagcattaaatggccCAGTAACATTAAAGGTTGAAATAACCCCCAGCATCAAATGGTACAACTAATTTCCGATAAGTGCAGATAAGGAAGCAGATTCAGCCAGTTACCATAGTGACTTCTAGTGTCAAAGTCTGACATTTTTCTGCAACAGGGCTAATAACTTACATTATGGCTGAACAGTGGCCAGCCCATTACTGCAATGCAGGATCCCAACTGCCACTTGACTAGCCTTGTATGTGTGCTGACAGGTGTTGCGGCTAGTGTGTGTTGCTGTCATACTGATTTTGTTTGAAAAGGATATAGGAGTAGGCTCACATGCTATGTGTGTGAGACATTGTAGTTCATAGTTACTGGGTTGGGATAAGAATGGGGTGGGATAAGAATATTATTAGTAATATTCATTTCAATTTCTCCTTAGAGCATCACCACTTTCATTTTTGAAAACACAGCGAGGAAATCTTGTTGATGAACTTGAAGCTTATATTGATGGCATTGTCCAACAAGCACTTCGGGAAACACTGATCTCAAAAGATGACTATGAGGATGTTGTGTACGAAAGGGGCCCCAGAAAGCAAGTAAGAAAATTGCTAGATATAATTGACTGTCTCGGAGAAGAAAGTGCAGCCCGCTTCTgctatctttttattcagcactcaaaattgaaaaaagaaagaTCCAAAAGTAATGCAAATGGTAAgtataaagcaaataaatgatATTGTTATATGTTAAGCAAAGTTTGATTCCACCAAAATGGCATTCTATAGCTGCAAAATCAGTACCTTAAaactgtacttaaaggaaaactataccccccaaacaatgtaggtctctataaaaagatattgcataaaacagctcatatgtaaaaccctgcttcatgtaaataaaccattttcataaaaatatacttttctagtagtatgtgccattgggtaatcataaatagaaaattgccattttaaaaaataagggccgccccctgggatcgtaggattcactgtactcacaaacaaaccaaacaaaccatacatgttaggtcacatgagccaattaacagacagagttgtgtcttttgcttcaacacttcttcctgtaacagttagagttgtagtatttctggtcaggtgatctctgaggcagcacagagaccatcacgaaatggtggctcaaggcaagagatgtaaaagggcaatatttacttaaatatatattccagtttggtaagattctttaatatgccacttaatatgatatgaactatctgttgcttaagtgttcattttgggggtatagttttcctttaagactaatGAAGTTGATGGTTATAGCTATAGGGCATTTAAAGAATATGAAAACCTTGGCAAAGCATTATTgcaatgtaaattaattttttttttttcatttcaatgctattaagatatttattgaaggaacagtaacaccaaaaaatgaaagtgttttaaatgagctctaaagcctaaaaattaattggctaaatatgccatattttatatactacccttattgcaccagcctaaagtttcatcttctcaatagcagcaatgatccaggactttaaatttgtcacaggggggtcaccatcttgggaagtgtctccgacactcacatgctccggGTGCTttaaacagctgttgagaagctgagcttcgTTATCGTTGCAAATTATCCGAAAATGAGAtcggcctgtaatataagctgatgctacaaggctgaataTTACAttatcatgctagttgcactgatttctgtggttgtggttgcattgggctggtacagaagcccaaaacataatgcacaacatttctagcctacttcttttgttaggctttagttttcctttaaagtaatgaaaatataatgtactgccaGGGGCgcaccgccaatgaggcgagttgagtgtatcctgtgcttgaatggctgtccctatggctacacagcagttttctcctgatgaaGGGTATTAGGCCGAAACACAAGATGTGTTGTGCTCTCTGGGTACTTGTTTATTTATACTTTGAATGTTTGGCAACATACACAGGAGTTGCAGCCTTCTGAGAAGCAACCTACACCACAAAACTGAATTGAAAGTACAAGTTCGTTTttattacacagcagcttgtttattatataaacaatagttgtgtttctatagcaaacacaccagtttttctttttcaattcaatgtttattttatttcttaaaggacaaaaaaaggggggggggtacagaaaggaaaaaagtggGAGAGGGGGGATAGTAAAGTTTaacattttcaaacttttaaatgcatttataccaACATAATAGTACGGTAATTCACACTCTATTACAATCTTTATTATTGGTCATATATTTGTATATCAGagacaaacaaattttttttaaagagtcaatCAAATGTTCTCAACAGTTGTTTCAgctaattttatgttttattgtttcttACCATATTCTTTTATAAATTCTAACCATGGTCTCCAATTTGTGTAATGTTTAAGTGGACTACAGTTTCTATATGCTATAATCTCTTCTGAGTTATCTGGGTAGGATCACTTTACATTCCATTTACGTGGAATTAATAATTTTGCTGTAGTGATAATATACTTTAAAGTCGGTATAATTATAATGTCTTTGTTATTGTTGTCATATAGCAGTAAAACTTCCGTAGGATGGAGGTTTAATTGTTCGTGAAATATTGTATTTATCACATTTTGTATTTGGTTCCAGTAGTTATTAAGTATTTTACTACTATACCATATGTGTTCATATGAACCtataaacacaccagtgcagagcaacagtacattatattttcattactttaaaggaacagttcagtataaaattactgggtaaatatataagctgtgcaaaataaaaaaaacgtttctaatatagatagccaaaaatgtaatctataaaagctggggtgagcggatgtctaacataacagaagagaacataacttcctgcttttcagctctgtaactttgttagtcagcgactttaaagggggccacatgggaaataactgttcagtaaatttgcaattgatcAGTTATGCACCCATGAAACAGTTATTACACATGTGTTCCCCAAGTCACTGAATGGTTATTGCCCGGTAACCAATCcatggaagccaagagagctgaaaagcaggaagcagtgttctggctattatgttagacatccagtcactccagcctgtatagattgcatttttggctaactacattgaaaacattttttattttgcacagcctatctgtttacccagtttttattttattactgaacaattcctttaagtcactttcattttttggtgttacttgaCCTTTAACTGCTAAGACCATTCATTTTGTAACAACAACACCACGTGCTGGTCAGTTAATTTCATCTGAGaggtaggagagagagagagatacgtTCAGAAAAATGACAGAGAACTATTCTAAAAAGATCATAAACCTCATAAACAACCTTTCCCATGTTTTTCCTGAGCAGAGCATCAGAACAGTTCTCCGTTTTCCTTCTGAACATACTGTACATCTCTCCAACTGTACAGTCAGAGGAACTTTACCAGAAGGTGATGCTTTGGTTACAAAGGTCATTATAGTAGCAGCTAACAAACAGTTTGATagctttaaagtttaaaaaaacattacttttatttaaggtttagtCCGTTAAGCATAATGGGGCTTCGAGATTTTAGATTCTCTCTGATTATTGGGTTAAGGCAAATGGTTAGATAAAGAAATTGATGTGAGAAAAGAAATTTCTAAGCACACAGTAAATTATAGACCTGTGGTTCATTGCCAGGTTTAGGTGAAATTAAAGTAAAGCAATACTTATGCAAAGTGTATAATTTTCCCTTAGAAAAAAACAGAGGTGATATTGTGGGCTAATATGTCTACCTGGCTTCTGTAATTACACTAGGGAAATGAGTATATCATCAGCTTTTTTCACCAGTGTGTCAAGGAGATAGGGAGTTAgttaataaaatctgattttatctcattttttaaataaaaaaagcttgaccaaactcccatccaccattttgccttatttatcattaaaataactagtAAAAATCggaacaggaaaaaaacataataaaatcaagcgaaaacatGAATCGTTCGATTGTTTCAGACTTTTCTTTTGAATCGCTGGATTTTTTCGGGTTATTGGGCTGAATCCAGctcaaaccacaatatcttcaaattgcgaTAGggacctcccattgacttaaacatgacAGGTTTGAGAAGGTGGCTTTtcggctttttgcagcttcggggtataataaatctcaaaaaaattgagtttttgccccaaaaaccccaccctgaaaaatgtaactAGTTGTGTACTGCATGAGAGGTGCCCCATATTTAATGAGATGACAACAACAAAACGAAATCCTATGTTTATTTGCAACCTTTTTAAATATCGCCTATCCCCTTACTGTAAACAGCACCAGTTTTGTCCAGGTGCAATCAAACCTTAAAGGGCCAGCTTTTGTCCTTATTGCCTTTTACTATGAGGGTGAGATAAATTGTTATGTTctgtacataattttttcctttgGCACACAATAAGTGCTATCTAGATAGGTACTATATTAACCGTGTTACTGCAGTGGTCAGTTAAATCATCATTATGAGGGTAGTGCAGCTACATTATGAATGGCAACAACTTgtcgtattttatttttatttgcatttttatggcattttatGCAGTTgtacaaatgttttctttattcttCAAAATGTTCTGAATCATCAGAATTTGTACCACTAGTACAACTactaaatatttctgttttcatAAACTGAAAgattgtttataaatgaatttaccattttgaactatttttatttttcagagtaTTTGAAGGGTATCCAAAAGCACAAAGATGTTCTTCTGAGGCGGAATGACTGTTTAAAGTATTATAACTGCAGACATGGAGAGAAATTTTACTTCTCTGATCATTTTGTAAACCTTCTTCTTGTCAAAGGACATTACAGtcttgaaataaagaaaaacgaGCTGCTAACATTTGGTCAACAACGGATTGGCCTTCAAAGCCAAAAAGAAGAGAGGGTTGATATTAAGCTTGAACAGCTCTTCCAAAAGCTATGCGACAGAAAGAGCCCAAAGAAAATATTAGTGAGCGGAGTAGCAGGAATCGGAAAAACTGTCTTTGTACAGAAAATTCTTCATGATTTTGCAAACACAACAGCATATGAAAACTTTGATTTTGCCGTGAATTTCACTTTCAGAGACCTTAATTTCATAAACAAACCAGTTACTTTGAGAGAACTAATTCTTAAAAAACATGGGCATTTGTCGCATATTCTGGATGATATTTTAAACAACACTGAAAAACTTCTGATGATCTTGGATGGGTTTGATGAATTTAAATTTTACAGCCAGTTAGATTTAGACCAATACATATACGATCCCAACGAAGAGGCGGAGCTGCCACATTTGGTGGGCAGTTTAATCAAAGGAGAACTCCTTCCTGAAGCGACCATTGTAGTAACCAGCAGACCAACTGTTGTTAACCACATACCTGTTGATAGTATTGAACGGTTTGTTGTAATTACTGGGTTTTCGGAGAGAGAAATAGAGgagtattttcaaaaattttacgGGGACTGTATATATGGAAGTGACATATTTGATTCAGTTAGACAAAACTATTTCCTATTCACTTTGTGTTACATCCCGGCCTTCTGTTGGATTGTCTGTAGTGTATTAAAAGGAAGCACCACTCTTCAAATTGACCAGCCAAAAACTATGACTGATATATATTGTCATTACCTTGTCGTTATATTGAAGCACCACACACGGCAGTCTTGTGTTGCGAATAAAACATTATTGGAGGCAGTTCTCAGCTTGGGACGCCTTGCTTATCAATCACTGTTACAGCATCAAACACTTTTCTACGAACATGATTTGGAAACATTTCCTAATCTACCCTGTGATATTATTAACAGTTTCCTTGATAAGACATGTGTCCAGGAGCTAGTGGCTACAGAGAATATCCTTTCATTTACACATTTTACCATTCAGgaattttttgcagcattttattaTGCTCATGAAGTGGAACTTTCACATGATATTATGGATAATGGAGTACAGTCAAGACTGTTCATAAGTCCTGGATACTTGGATTTATTTAACAGGTTTCTTTCAGGTTTGCTTTCAGTGAGAAGCCAAAATGTTCTATCAAAACATTTAAAACTGGATGCAAGTAGGAAATCCGAAGCTTACAGGTCATGGTTAACCAAATCTATTATAGAGAACTGTGAAAATGGATGTTACATATTTAATCAATTACATTGCTTGTTTGAACAGCAGATGGATTGTTTGGCCGAAAGAATAACCCCAGTCACGTTACGCCTTAATCTAAGTGATAATATATTCTCGCCTATAGATTTTGATGTGCTGACATATTTTTTAAGTCTTGTAAATATGGATATTGAAGAACTAGACATGACAGCGACACAAGTGAATGCGCAATATCTGAAGCAGTTGCAGCCGTATCTGAATCGATGCACCAAATTATGGTCAGTAGGTGAATTGTAAAATTGGTTAATCACCTAACATTTGTCTGTTCACAAATAAAATCCTGCCTAAAATATTACTGAGTAGCTGTTGATAAAATAGGCGTTGAATAGGAGTGGGGATAAACTATTGCATACAGCATTCTTAAcaatcagtttttttattttgctattcaTAGCAAATATTCTGAAATTCTCTAGATGTTGCTTATTGGAAAGTAGATGGACTTTACTTTATGAAGATGTGAATTGGGGGTGTGGCATTTATTTCCCATTCTTTAGTTTAGGAATGCAATGAAGTATTTATTGCTTCCAAAATTACTGTAACAGAAGCTGGGACCACAGGTC
This region includes:
- the LOC108710809 gene encoding NLR family CARD domain-containing protein 3, which gives rise to MGEETVSCEGEGTALINWQNSRASPLSFLKTQRGNLVDELEAYIDGIVQQALRETLISKDDYEDVVYERGPRKQVRKLLDIIDCLGEESAARFCYLFIQHSKLKKERSKSNANEYLKGIQKHKDVLLRRNDCLKYYNCRHGEKFYFSDHFVNLLLVKGHYSLEIKKNELLTFGQQRIGLQSQKEERVDIKLEQLFQKLCDRKSPKKILVSGVAGIGKTVFVQKILHDFANTTAYENFDFAVNFTFRDLNFINKPVTLRELILKKHGHLSHILDDILNNTEKLLMILDGFDEFKFYSQLDLDQYIYDPNEEAELPHLVGSLIKGELLPEATIVVTSRPTVVNHIPVDSIERFVVITGFSEREIEEYFQKFYGDCIYGSDIFDSVRQNYFLFTLCYIPAFCWIVCSVLKGSTTLQIDQPKTMTDIYCHYLVVILKHHTRQSCVANKTLLEAVLSLGRLAYQSLLQHQTLFYEHDLETFPNLPCDIINSFLDKTCVQELVATENILSFTHFTIQEFFAAFYYAHEVELSHDIMDNGVQSRLFISPGYLDLFNRFLSGLLSVRSQNVLSKHLKLDASRKSEAYRSWLTKSIIENCENGCYIFNQLHCLFEQQMDCLAERITPVTLRLNLSDNIFSPIDFDVLTYFLSLVNMDIEELDMTATQVNAQYLKQLQPYLNRCTKLWLGENNLDKELIGVICKLLESPDCRIKELGLGWAQLEDEDFLELYKALKNNKTLIQLWVEGNNISSKAIEQFSDIPLFTSSLQHVILLGNRVPAQSLSEFKEKPYRNVIVAHIDESFGIDFWQGWWDWIFQRCKICGDEKIVSFLTKVFSGLNVCNERNTSWMRTWYTEVDNLLELRIRSCSVTNIKKRMQSLQQMFIQQLSRH